A genomic window from Cucumis melo cultivar AY chromosome 8, USDA_Cmelo_AY_1.0, whole genome shotgun sequence includes:
- the LOC103484604 gene encoding uncharacterized protein LOC103484604, whose product MSFVLTKRPNGYCKVDKEDPEEIIRRRAQFLINKVLERADSMGKPSYLRIRIRRLKVRFGKRLKKLKKSAMASISTLKVGVYKQVITQIRNYKSLFGRKQTKFANFPVLLSS is encoded by the coding sequence ATGAGTTTTGTTCTTACTAAGAGGCCGAATGGTTACTGTAAGGTTGATAAAGAAGATCCAGAAGAGATAATTCGTCGAAGAGCACAGTTTCTAATCAACAAAGTGTTGGAAAGAGCAGATTCCATGGGGAAACCTTCGTATCTGAGAATTAGAATTCGAAGGCTGAAGGTTAGATTTGGGAAAAGATTGAAGAAGCTGAAGAAGAGTGCAATGGCAAGTATTTCAACTCTCAAGGTTGGTGTTTACAAGCAAGTTATTACACAGATCAGAAACTACAAGTCGTTGTTTGGCCGGAAACAAACTAAGTTTGCCAATTTTCCTGTTTTATTATCATCTTGA